In Anopheles arabiensis isolate DONGOLA chromosome 2, AaraD3, whole genome shotgun sequence, the genomic window AAAAACCACATTatttcgcgcacacacacacacacttggggCAGGATGGAAAAGCAACACCTCGTACGCTCACATCTCTTTGCTTTGGTAGGGGAAGTGCCAAAGGACTGAGCCACATTGCCTCATTAGTGCGTTTTTGTCGCGAAATGGCATTGCCGGGTTGTGGGCTCGGTCTAGCTGCGTTTCGTTTGGAGCTAGGcaaacaggggggggggggggggtttactaggaaaataAATGACCCCTACGCGTATGTAAATGTGGAGCACACACGTACTCCACACATAACGTCACCAGAACGTCAGTGATCGGCAACCTGTTCTAGGGTGTGATTGTGCAGATTCTTCAATAgctacttttttgtttatttgagaGGCTCTTACTGTGCGGTCTTAAATATTCTTACGACCATTATGCACTTGATTATTCTGTTGTGTGTGGTACTGATAAACCTTTATAAGAATACTAACTTTTACGGAAATGAAGAAGATTAACATAGATACTAGACATAGACATAGATAGACATAGATAAGATCATAGATACTAAATAATAGAACATAGACTCACCAAGTGCTTGGTCCGCGAAAGATTTGCCCTCAGTAAGAGTCGCAGGGTCGTAgcagaggaaaaacaaactgcaGACTTTTGGACAgagtctttgacactttgccTACTAATCAGTCCTTCCCACTAGTTGCTTCTGATTCAAAGGTTGGGAAGCCTATGCAGTCGAAAGGGGATGTTTTGCTAGGAAATTCAGGGGTTCTGTCCTATTTCGGATGTTGGAATTAAAGGTGCTAACTTCTGCGTTTGAATATCTCTTTATTGAAAACAAGGCCTACTTTTACACTAAATTTTATTCTTGCACGTTTACCCGATTATTCGCTTGGACTGGATTGTTCGGGTTTTCAGAAAATTCTTATTTTGACGTGAAAGGATTTGAAAGGATAAAACAATGGTTACTGGGATTGGCAAATTGGTgaaggaaaggaaatttataaTCGCGTGCGTAACATATACCGCgcggctacatgaggtgaaatatacagcgaaatgaactatttgacaggtgaaatatctgacaggtacagctaaagggttgggggagacgcaacatccgctttcgaaattctattaaaaataatatcttctcaagcaaaacattccctaattggaagaaattatgaactGTTTACTGAAAATTGACGAAGTACTCGATATTGAAGatatttaatggatttaattacgattttgtgcatgttatttgtttacattgcacatcagctggttgctgtgatgctttatccgtcagatatttcgcctgtcaaatagttcatttcgctgtatatttcacctcatgtggcCTCGCGGATAGGCTTTTAATGTAAAAGAGTTCTGAGTGTTCCCACAACTGTGGTTCATGGTCATGATTGAATAGATATTTAACCGACAAAAAGGTTGCTAATCACTGTCCAGCAACGTAAAGCAGCACTTGCCATCCTATTGGATAATATACAAGCGTTTCAAAGATTCAAAAGTATTCCACACTTACCTTAATCATTTACAACAGGTTTGCCGTGTGGTCTCTTGCTAGCAAAGGGAGCTTTTCTTCGCTGACGACGACCAACTCTTGCCGCCAAGTATTACCAAAGCGTTACAGCCATCTCCGTCGAGCAAACTAAACTAAATTGCAACGGTAAGTAAGTTGTGTGTTGCCCGCCGGCATAATCCTTAGCTTACGATTTGTCACTGGAAAACAACCAATTCCCGTGAAAAGCCTAACATTGCTAACGTTATGAATTATACGGCATCAGGGCAGGGAGCCCGTGAAACTCTCCGGAGCCTTCGGTTGTAATCCTTGGACGAATTTGGCGTCCTCCAGCTTACAAGCACCCTGCAGCACGGTTGAaaggtatgtgtgtgatttcACCGGAAACGGAATTAATTACCGTTTAATCCGAACGTAAATGGAGTAAAGGGGTCAAACACTGGCACCTGTGTCGAAGATGGAGAGTGCCGGAATGGGTTTTAGGAAATTTGCATTTAAAGTGTGTCGGTTCGAAGAAAATGTATTGAAATCTATCaaacaacaaccgctgccTGGTGAAGGTGTTTAGACAATTTCTTGTTATTGAACGCCAAGAAACGCTAAGGCGGATTAAAACCTAAAAGCACAAACTGTACACGCTGTAAACCGTCGGTGAAGCATTAAGCTTCGCTACGAAGGAGCTTAAAATTTGAACAATCTTAACGACAACTTTCCAACACCCGACGCCAGACCGTGTTTGTGGCTGCTGTCCTGTGCAGAGTATTGTCGTTatagggaggggggagggagggtaCGTAATGCACTTCCGGAAGGTGGCCCAACAATCGGAAGTGGAAGCATTCTAACGTAATGTTGCGGTTTGTTGGTTACGCGGTTTTATGGgaagagagtgtgagagagaggacATACATACTGTGCTGGTAAagtgttttgaattttataaACTTGGAACGTTAGAGTTGGAGCTTAAGGATAGTTTTAGTgtttgtcagtgtgtgtgtggttgcatCGTACTTAGGCATCAGGTTGTCGCATGACTGTGCCTCGAAGCAACCACGACCGtttaagggttttttttgtaaggcGCTTAGGAACAGTTTGTGATAATAGGAACACCACCTACAGCTGGCTTCAAACGAGTAAACGAAATGGAACATGCTTTAACTACCCTTTTCTTTCATTGTTCggtgaataattttgcatatttttttcgTGAAGGACATTTGTGTCCATTTTGAtatgatttttgttgcttctgtacctttttttgtggaaaTGAACAAAACTCGTTACTCAAAAGAAGCTCCTTACGAAAACAGATGTTACCGTTTATCGAACGAGTGGGGTTGGTCGGATTCACAAATTCCATCAGGCACCTGAAAGCATCGAAATGGACGGACTAGACTCTTCTAGACGATATTCCACTTATCTCGAGAAGtctgaagcagcagcaaccgaaaaaaaagaaggaaaaagaaacctCACACTTACTTACCCAAAGTGCATTGCAGGGAGGAGCAAAACCCTCGACGAACAAGGGTACCAcagggggatttttttttcggccaCAAGCTCTGTCTGGCTGCTGACGATAAAAATAGCCCTCCAGCTCTCACCTGCCTTTGCATCTGTTCTCAATCTGCCCACGATCGGAAGGTGTTCGATTTTAATAGGAAATTGTTCCGAACAAACTCTACCCCAGCTCAGCCGGGCGGACAAAATGGTGTGTCCGAGGcatatgcgttttttttcttcctttcaaCAGCCACGGACCTCGTcccactctttctctctctctttctctgtatTGACTAAATTTGAAACAACTTGACGGAGCGTCCCCGCCCGAAACCTTCGTCAAGGTGTGTAAGGTGCATTGATCCGGAAAGCTCAAATTGAATGTTGAGCGtccagcaacggcagcagcaaccgagCAGCAACTGTTCACGGAACAGTTGGTTTACCTGCACTTTCCCGAGATATCGGTCGGTCCGGTCGGGGAAGAGCACTGATTGGAAGTGAATTTTTCGGTACGGCTCCGGTTTCTCTAATCTGTTGTGAAAGCTTTCGTATCCCGTTGACCGCCTCAGTCCGTGCTCAGACAGACAGACCCCCCCCTCTCCTTTGGCTACCTGGTCACTCCTCCATTGTTCCATTTTCCTTCTATATcggtggaaaatttaattttctcggGTCTACAGGTAATAGCTCCAGCGCCGTAAGAGGTAAGACAAGGGTGCCgctaacacacatacaacttAGTAGCACTCAGCAGCATACAACAAGCGTCGAGGTTTTCCCAATTTCCAGCTGCcatcccccctctcccccataCGGTAAGCCTTGGGATGGCAATCGAATGCCCGGGAATGCTTTCGGTTCAATACTGTTGTCGTGTGCATTCGGATTCAATCATGCATCATGATGCATTAAACGGGTAAGAGCCCATCGAGCCCGAACCATTCCAACTGGATATCCACGCCGGAAGCGTGGTACTTTTAGAGATGAATTCAAACAGAATTGGTATGCGGTTGCTATTCTGTTGTTGGCATGTGTGTTGTTGTATCTTTGGCAGGAtgtgttcgttttttcttGCTCAACATGGTATTGAGTTGATACGATTGTTTGGTCCTTTTTCGTCTACTAGTTAATTTCGTACGATTACAGTGTAAAGCCGGGTAATTTCTAGGTTCCTTTTAACTCCGAAATGTACGCAAAATAAACAGCTCAAAACTCATTCCCGAAGTGCAGGAACTGATAATGAACGCTTAATTGACCTATTGACATATTGACCTATGCTCCTGATGTTATATTATTCTTGGACCTCATCCAGTTCCAATATCAATATTGGAACTGTTACTCAACTCATGCTGGTCCTGAAAATGATCGCAGATCGACACTAACCTGGAGCTAATACGAACCTCCAGGAACTGACACTAAATCCATGCTGGTCCTGGAACTTGTTCCGGTTCCGCAACCAATCCTGAGACGGTCTCGCTTCTGGAAGTGATTCCAATCgggatttcttcaaatatatctgcagtgtatatatttttgtgtaaaaattaAGCGTAAAGACATAAAGGACATTCCGATACATTCAAGTGATTTCAGGTATTTATTCTAAATTTTAGCaaaaattgcaagaaaaggttCGAAATATTGCCAAATACATCTCAGAAGCGCTTTTGAGCAAATCGTACAGTAAGACTACAAACGCTATCACCCATAAGTATCCATCTACCCGGAAGTATGCACCGATTCCAATCCCTGCCCGAACGCGTGTTCTGCTACTACAGCGCCCAATGTACCATCATAAACAGCAACACTATCGCGCCAAAGCAGGCAAAACGAACGACCAAATTCAAAACACCGCTGAGCGCTGTCCAAACAGAGCAACCGACGAACGCGCGCTTCCATAGCAAcctacagcacacacacggcacGCTCGGTTGCCTCCGAGTCTTGTTTGTGCGATATAAAcgcaacagcagtagcaggacCTTGAAGAGTGTTGGGCGCCGAATAGAAAGTGAAAAAGCGCCAGTGCCGGTGCCGCGGTTTGCTTTAGTTTCGTTTCGATTCGCTACTTTCCGGATACTGGTTCCATCTTCCGCTGAACGAActttgtgcgagtgtgtgtgttttttgttgccagTCGGAAGCTAGCACCGGATATAGCGTGGCCACTGTATCTCGCGGCAGCGGATATTTGAATTCCTCACGATAGGTATAGTATTTGCACAGTGCGAAAGAACCGGGTGCTGGCGAAAGAGGACTCCCCGCTCTAAACATGTTTCGTACACATTGACTAGTCGTCTTTACCGTGCGCTTGATGTTCTGAAATTGTTGATTTAGGTTTTCCCGTGTTGCCTTGCGAGAAGTTATACGCACAGTCGGTGGCTTCCGGTGTGCGCCGGAtaaggtgtgtttgtgcctgtTTGGATCTTCCAGCACCCAATAGCACGGAAGTCGTCACGGAAGGGAACGGTGCACGAACTGGGATGGTTTAAATTGTGCCACAAGACGTTGGTGAAGTGTTGGTGAACAACTGGAACAAAATTGTAAAAGATGGTAAGGTTCCAAGAAGCTAGAATTGACTTTgtaattcaacatttaatcgTGTTTCTCACGTTTTATCTCTTTCCAGGGTcctaaaaaagcaaaaggaagTAGTAAGTAGCCTCTTTTTATGTCCTCTTCTTGGTAAATTACACCGTGCTCTTACGTACTCCCGATTGCAGCCGTCATCGATGGCGTCGACACGTCCAGTATGTCCCGGGAGCAGCTGGAGCAGTTCGCGCTCAAGCTCCGCAACGAGATGGAGCGCGAGCGGGAGGAGCGCAACTTCTTCCAGCTCGAGCGCGACAAGCTGCGCACGTACTGGGAAATTACGCGCAAACAGCTGGAGGAAGCGAAAGCGGTGATCCGTGGAAAGGAGCGCGATGTAGAGGTCGCCCAGGAGCTGGCCGATCAGGACACCAAAAACGTGATGCAGGAGATGAAACACCTGCAGTACGAACATCAGTCCCACATCGGAGAGCTGCGAGCGGAGATGATGACACAGCTGAAGATGGCACAGGAAGACCATACTCTGCAAGAGCGGGAACTGCTAAACGACAAGCGCGATCTGAAGCGGTTGCTGCGcgagaaggaagaaaacaccGAGCTGGAGATACAGCAGCTGAAGCTGAAGCACAGCGAGCTGCTGAGCGTTGAGCGGGCCAAGTTTCAGGAGGAAATGGAAGCAATGACGAAGCTGTTCGAGCAGCGGCTCGCCAGCTACAAGGAGGAGGCGGAGGTGCGCCACGAGATGGAGCTGTCGGAGGTGGAGGAGCGCAAGAACGGGCAGATAGCGGAGCTGATCAGCACGAACGAGCAAGCGTACCGGGAGATGAAGAGCTACTACAACGCCATCACGCAGAACAATCTCGCGCTGATCAACAGCATGAAGGAGGAGATGGAGGAGATGCGCCTGCAGTCGGACAAGGATCTGAAGAGCTTC contains:
- the LOC120894304 gene encoding dynein regulatory complex subunit 4, whose translation is MGPKKAKGSTVIDGVDTSSMSREQLEQFALKLRNEMEREREERNFFQLERDKLRTYWEITRKQLEEAKAVIRGKERDVEVAQELADQDTKNVMQEMKHLQYEHQSHIGELRAEMMTQLKMAQEDHTLQERELLNDKRDLKRLLREKEENTELEIQQLKLKHSELLSVERAKFQEEMEAMTKLFEQRLASYKEEAEVRHEMELSEVEERKNGQIAELISTNEQAYREMKSYYNAITQNNLALINSMKEEMEEMRLQSDKDLKSFSEVMAENKRLTEPLKSSQAELVELRKKLQYYDRDKATLNRVKTRLNSTQKQLASLKLEQDVLQMRCEKLVEERDQLKRLFEKSMLELQQKSGLKNSLLERKLEYIEKQTEQREAILGEVLSLAGIEPQSLSVRIEKLLVQKNDKIQALRYDLARVSKMYDDLLSLIEGKLVKYGITLKDLELQNLRQESK